One genomic region from Nymphaea colorata isolate Beijing-Zhang1983 chromosome 10, ASM883128v2, whole genome shotgun sequence encodes:
- the LOC116262011 gene encoding BTB/POZ domain-containing protein At1g03010 isoform X1, whose product MGFATVVDLKPSISVKRHFRAAAATATTLSTASAPPKHTNEWPLSDVSSDLTVEVQAAKYCLHKFPLVSRSGKIRRMLAEVKDLRLPRISLDAFPGGAEAFELAAKFCYGINIEITLNNVATLRCAAHYLEMTEDFVEKNLEYRTENYLKEVVLPSISNSITVLHHCESLLPLAEDIKIVNRIINGIASNACKEQLTSGLSRLEQSFPTKTTIYEIDASPDSWVGDLTKLSVQLFKRVLSTLKSKGLKQDFISKILINYSQNTLQGGALDTELQNKQRHVIETIVELLPAQSTKSPVPIAFLSGLLKAATTAFVSTSCRSDLERRIGLQLDQAILEDILLPVSPSNSNSALLDTDSVQRIVSTFINRNGDDDDDDDNEDLLQAELGVGYEFENPRSPKQSLIYKVSKLLDSYLAEIATDSNLTPAKFIAIAELLPDHARIVSDGLYRAIDIFLKVHPNVKESERYRLCKAVDCQKLSQDACTHAAQNERLPVQMTVQVLYFEQTRLRNAMNGEFQHYQHHHHHPFFGSESQQNPHKLNSGAGSGAISPRDNYASVRRENRELKMEIARMRMRLTELEKDHVSIKQELIKSNPANKMINSFVKKLSGFNGLFRARDSRSASSRKAHVDVRFLFQKRRRHSVS is encoded by the exons ATGGGTTTCGCTACAGTTGTTGATCTGAAACCCAGCATCTCCGTCAAGCGCCACTTCCgagccgccgccgccaccgcgaCCACTCTTTCTACTGCTTCAGCTCCACCGAAGCACACCAATGAATG GCCACTGTCGGACGTTTCCAGCGATCTTACAGTTGAAGTTCAAGCAGCAAAATATTGCCTCCACAAg TTTCCTTTAGTGTCTCGAAGCGGAAAGATTAGAAGAATGCTCGCTGAAGTAAAGGATTTGCGATTACCAAGGATAAGCCTTGATGCATTTCCAGGCGGAGCAGAAGCTTTTGAGCTAGCAGCAAAGTTCTGTTATGGCATAAATATTGAGATTACATTAAATAATGTGGCCACTTTGAGATGTGCTGCTCATTATCTAGAAATGACAGAGGACTTCGTAGAGAAGAACTTGGAATATCGGACGGAGAATTATCTGAAGGAAGTTGTTCTCCCGAGCATTTCAAATTCTATCACCGTCCTTCATCATTGCGAAAGTCTGCTGCCGCTTGCAGAGGACATTAAAATTGTCAACAGAATCATCAATGGGATTGCATCAAATGCCTGCAAAGAGCAGCTGACTTCTGGGTTATCaagacttgaacaaagtttTCCTACAAAAACTACCATTTATGAAATTGATGCTTCACCAGATTCGTGGGTCGGTGATCTCACAAAACTGAGTGTTCAACTATTCAAGAGGGTTTTATCAACACTCAAGTCCAAGGGTCTGAAACAGGATTTTATcagtaaaattttaattaactACTCCCAGAACACTCTGCAAGGAGGAGCCTTGGATACAGAGCTCCAAAATAAACAGAGGCATGTAATTGAAACCATAGTGGAGCTTCTACCAGCACAGTCGACAAAGAGCCCTGTGCCGATAGCATTTCTTTCTGGCTTGCTTAAAGCAGCAACAACAGCGTTTGTGTCAACATCTTGCAGGTCCGACTTGGAGAGAAGAATAGGCTTGCAGTTAGACCAAGCAATTCTGGAAGACATACTGCTCCCTGTGAGCCCCTCTAACAGCAATTCCGCATTGTTGGACACAGACTCCGTTCAGAGAATTGTCTCCACTTTTATCAACCGaaatggtgatgatgatgatgacgacgatAATGAGGACCTCCTGCAAGCGGAGCTAGGCGTCGGTTATGAGTTTGAGAACCCAAGATCCCCTAAGCAGAGCCTGATATATAAGGTGTCCAAGCTCTTGGATAGTTATCTTGCTGAAATTGCAACAGATTCCAATTTGACTCCCGCCAAGTTTATTGCCATAGCTGAGCTACTTCCAGACCATGCAAGAATTGTGAGCGATGGACTTTATAGAGCCATTGATATCTTTCTGAAG GTTCATCCTAACGTCAAGGAATCAGAGCGTTACAGACTCTGTAAGGCCGTCGACTGCCAAAAGCTATCTCAAGATGCCTGCACCCACGCTGCCCAGAACGAGAGACTGCCCGTACAAATGACTGTCCAAGTTCTCTACTTCGAGCAGACCCGCCTCCGCAACGCCATGAACGGCGAATTCCAACATTACCaacatcaccaccaccatcccTTCTTCGGCTCCGAGTCCCAGCAAAACCCCCACAAACTGAACAGTGGGGCGGGCAGCGGCGCAATATCACCGAGAGACAATTACGCCTCAGTGAGGAGAGAGAACAGAGAGTTGAAGATGGAGATCGCGAGAATGAGGATGAGGCTTACAGAGTTGGAGAAGGACCACGTTTCGATCAAGCAAGAACTCATCAAATCGAACCCTGCCAACAAGATGATCAACTCTTTTGTGAAGAAACTGAGCGGATTTAATGGTCTGTTTCGAGCAAGGGACAGCAGGTCCGCCAGCTCTAGGAAAGCGCATGTGGACGTCAGGTTTCTGTTTCAGAAGCGTAGGCGTCATTCtgtttcttga
- the LOC116262011 gene encoding BTB/POZ domain-containing protein At1g03010 isoform X2, translated as MSQEKPINRLSWPLSDVSSDLTVEVQAAKYCLHKFPLVSRSGKIRRMLAEVKDLRLPRISLDAFPGGAEAFELAAKFCYGINIEITLNNVATLRCAAHYLEMTEDFVEKNLEYRTENYLKEVVLPSISNSITVLHHCESLLPLAEDIKIVNRIINGIASNACKEQLTSGLSRLEQSFPTKTTIYEIDASPDSWVGDLTKLSVQLFKRVLSTLKSKGLKQDFISKILINYSQNTLQGGALDTELQNKQRHVIETIVELLPAQSTKSPVPIAFLSGLLKAATTAFVSTSCRSDLERRIGLQLDQAILEDILLPVSPSNSNSALLDTDSVQRIVSTFINRNGDDDDDDDNEDLLQAELGVGYEFENPRSPKQSLIYKVSKLLDSYLAEIATDSNLTPAKFIAIAELLPDHARIVSDGLYRAIDIFLKVHPNVKESERYRLCKAVDCQKLSQDACTHAAQNERLPVQMTVQVLYFEQTRLRNAMNGEFQHYQHHHHHPFFGSESQQNPHKLNSGAGSGAISPRDNYASVRRENRELKMEIARMRMRLTELEKDHVSIKQELIKSNPANKMINSFVKKLSGFNGLFRARDSRSASSRKAHVDVRFLFQKRRRHSVS; from the exons ATGTCGCAAGAAAAACCGATCAATAGGCTATCATg GCCACTGTCGGACGTTTCCAGCGATCTTACAGTTGAAGTTCAAGCAGCAAAATATTGCCTCCACAAg TTTCCTTTAGTGTCTCGAAGCGGAAAGATTAGAAGAATGCTCGCTGAAGTAAAGGATTTGCGATTACCAAGGATAAGCCTTGATGCATTTCCAGGCGGAGCAGAAGCTTTTGAGCTAGCAGCAAAGTTCTGTTATGGCATAAATATTGAGATTACATTAAATAATGTGGCCACTTTGAGATGTGCTGCTCATTATCTAGAAATGACAGAGGACTTCGTAGAGAAGAACTTGGAATATCGGACGGAGAATTATCTGAAGGAAGTTGTTCTCCCGAGCATTTCAAATTCTATCACCGTCCTTCATCATTGCGAAAGTCTGCTGCCGCTTGCAGAGGACATTAAAATTGTCAACAGAATCATCAATGGGATTGCATCAAATGCCTGCAAAGAGCAGCTGACTTCTGGGTTATCaagacttgaacaaagtttTCCTACAAAAACTACCATTTATGAAATTGATGCTTCACCAGATTCGTGGGTCGGTGATCTCACAAAACTGAGTGTTCAACTATTCAAGAGGGTTTTATCAACACTCAAGTCCAAGGGTCTGAAACAGGATTTTATcagtaaaattttaattaactACTCCCAGAACACTCTGCAAGGAGGAGCCTTGGATACAGAGCTCCAAAATAAACAGAGGCATGTAATTGAAACCATAGTGGAGCTTCTACCAGCACAGTCGACAAAGAGCCCTGTGCCGATAGCATTTCTTTCTGGCTTGCTTAAAGCAGCAACAACAGCGTTTGTGTCAACATCTTGCAGGTCCGACTTGGAGAGAAGAATAGGCTTGCAGTTAGACCAAGCAATTCTGGAAGACATACTGCTCCCTGTGAGCCCCTCTAACAGCAATTCCGCATTGTTGGACACAGACTCCGTTCAGAGAATTGTCTCCACTTTTATCAACCGaaatggtgatgatgatgatgacgacgatAATGAGGACCTCCTGCAAGCGGAGCTAGGCGTCGGTTATGAGTTTGAGAACCCAAGATCCCCTAAGCAGAGCCTGATATATAAGGTGTCCAAGCTCTTGGATAGTTATCTTGCTGAAATTGCAACAGATTCCAATTTGACTCCCGCCAAGTTTATTGCCATAGCTGAGCTACTTCCAGACCATGCAAGAATTGTGAGCGATGGACTTTATAGAGCCATTGATATCTTTCTGAAG GTTCATCCTAACGTCAAGGAATCAGAGCGTTACAGACTCTGTAAGGCCGTCGACTGCCAAAAGCTATCTCAAGATGCCTGCACCCACGCTGCCCAGAACGAGAGACTGCCCGTACAAATGACTGTCCAAGTTCTCTACTTCGAGCAGACCCGCCTCCGCAACGCCATGAACGGCGAATTCCAACATTACCaacatcaccaccaccatcccTTCTTCGGCTCCGAGTCCCAGCAAAACCCCCACAAACTGAACAGTGGGGCGGGCAGCGGCGCAATATCACCGAGAGACAATTACGCCTCAGTGAGGAGAGAGAACAGAGAGTTGAAGATGGAGATCGCGAGAATGAGGATGAGGCTTACAGAGTTGGAGAAGGACCACGTTTCGATCAAGCAAGAACTCATCAAATCGAACCCTGCCAACAAGATGATCAACTCTTTTGTGAAGAAACTGAGCGGATTTAATGGTCTGTTTCGAGCAAGGGACAGCAGGTCCGCCAGCTCTAGGAAAGCGCATGTGGACGTCAGGTTTCTGTTTCAGAAGCGTAGGCGTCATTCtgtttcttga
- the LOC116262432 gene encoding peroxisomal fatty acid beta-oxidation multifunctional protein MFP2 produces MGSKGRTQMEVGADGVAVITIIHPPVNALSVDVLYGLKENYEQALERNDVKAIVVTGANGKFSGGFDITSFEGVQKESREQPPPGFISIDVITNLFEGARKPSVAAIDGIALGGGLEIAMACHARVSTSSAQLGLPELQLGIIPGFGGTQRLPRLVGLTKALEMILLSKPIRGHEAHAAGLVDEIATPDKIVARARQWALDIVDYKRPKVLSLYKNDKLEPLGEAREVLKFARAQTLKRAPNLRHPLVCIDVIEEGIVSGPVAGLWKEVYAFQELVVSDTAKSLVHFFFALRGTSKVPGVTDLGLVPRKISKVGILGGGLMGSGIATALILSNYPVILKEVNAQFLQAGVERVRANLQSRVRKGKMTQEKFEKTFSLLKGVLDYEGFKDVDLVIEAVIENVNLKQQIFADLEKHCSPHCILASNTSTIDLNLIGQNTKSHDRIVGAHFFSPAHIMPLLEIVRTHQTSQQVIVDLIDVGKKIRKTPIVVGNCTGFAVNRMFFPYTQSALLLVDHGLDVFHIDRVITKFGMPMGPFRLADLVGFDIAVATGLQYLENFSERVYKSMLIPLMLEDKRAGEKTRKGFYIYDERRKATPDPEIKKYIEKSRSIAGLATDGKPLKLQDKDIVEMVFFPVVNEACRVLAEAIAVKSSDLDVASVMGMGFPPYRGGVMHWADSLGSKYIYSRLNEWSEKYGSSYKPCAYLEERAAKGISLASNMRATSRL; encoded by the exons ATGGGCAGCAAGGGAAGGACTCAGATGGAGGTTGGTGCTGATGGAGTTGCTGTCATCACCATCATCCATCCACCGGTTAATGCGCTATCGGTCGATG TGTTGTATGGCTTGAAAGAGAATTACGAGCAAGCCTTGGAGAGAAATGATGTTAAGGCAATTGTAGTCACAG GTGCAAATGGAAAATTTTCGGGTGGTTTCGATATCACTTCTTTTGAGGGAGTGCAGAAAGAGTCTA GGGAACAGCCACCACCAGGTTTCATATCCATAGACGTCATAACCAATTTGTTTGAAG GTGCAAGGAAACCTTCAGTGGCTGCTATTGATGGAATTGCTCTTGGCGGAGGACTTGAAATCGCTATG GCATGCCATGCACGTGTTTCAACCTCCTCTGCTCAACTAGGTCTGCCAGAACTTCAACTGGGAATAATTCCTGGTTTTGGAG GCACGCAGCGGCTTCCTCGGCTTGTGGGGCTCACTAAGGCACTTGAGATGATTCTG TTGTCAAAACCAATAAGAGGACACGAAGCTCATGCCGCAGGCCTTGTTGATGAAATAGCCACGCCAGACAAAATTGTGGCCAGAGCACGCCAATGGGCACTTGATATCGTTGACTATAAAAGACCAAAAGTTCTCAGTCTTTACAAGAATGACAAGCTTGAACCTCTTGGGGAAGCAAGGGAAGTACTTAAGTTTGCAAGGGCTCAAACCCTGAAACGGGCTCCAAATCTCAGACATCCCTTGGTTTGTATTGATGTTATTGAAGAGGGAATTGTATCTGGCCCTGTTGCAGGACTTTGGAAG GAAGTATATGCATTTCAGGAACTTGTTGTTTCTGATACTGCTAAGAGCTTGGTGCACTTCTTTTTCGCTCTACGTGGAACCTCAAAg GTTCCAGGGGTTACTGACCTTGGTTTGGTTCCAAGGAAAATAAGTAAAGTTGGCATTCTTGGTGGGGGTTTGATGGGCTCTGGAATTGCAACTGCCTTGATATTGAGTAACTACCCTGTAATCCTTAAGGAAGTAAATGCGCAGTTTCTACAGGCGGGAGTAGAAAGAGTGAGAG CAAATCTGCAAAGTCGtgtcagaaaaggaaaaatgaccCAAGAAAAGTTTGAGAAAACATTTTCTCTGCTCAAAGGTGTTCTTGACTATGAAGGCTTTAAGGACGTTGACCTTGTCATTGAG GCTGTCATCGAAAATGTAAACCTGAAGCAACAAATCTTTGCTGACCTTGAAAAGCACTGCTCACCTCATTGCATTCTGGCATCAAATACATCTACAAtagatctgaatttgattggtCAAAATACCAAATCTCATGATCGCATAGTTGGAGCACATTTTTTTAG TCCTGCCCACATCATGCCCCTGCTGGAAATAGTCCGGACTCATCAGACGTCACAACAGGTCATTGTTGATTTGATAGATGTGGGCAAGAAGATTCGAAAAACCCCTATTGTCGTTGGGAACTGCACTGGGTTTGCTGTGAACAGAATGTTCTTTCCTTATACACAGTCGGCTTTGCTATTAGTTGATCATGGTCTTGATGTTTTTCACATTGATCGTGTGATTACCAAATTTGGAATGCCAATGGGACCATTCAG GCTAGCTGATCTGGTGGGCTTTGATATAGCAGTTGCAACTGGTTTGCAATACCTTGAGAATTTCTCTGAGAGAGTGTACAAATCCATGCTTATACCGCTCATGCTTGAAGACAAGAGAGCTG GTGAAAAAACACGCAAAGGTTTCTATATATATGATGAAAGGCGGAAGGCCACTCCAGACCCTGAAATAAAAAAGTATATCGAAAAGTCACGGAGCATTGCTGGTCTTGCAACGGATGGAAag CCGCTGAAACTGCAGGACAAAGATATCGTGGAGATGGTTTTCTTCCCTGTGGTAAATGAGGCATGCCGTGTTCTTGCGGAGGCCATAGCTGTAAAATCGTCTGATCTTGATGTTGCATCAGTTATGGGAATGGGCTTCCCTCCATACAG GGGTGGGGTCATGCATTGGGCTGATTCATTGGGATCGAAGTACATTTACTCAAGGTTGAACGAGTGGTCAGAAAAATACGGCAGTTCCTATAAACCTTGTGCTTACCTGGAGGAAAGAGCTGCCAAAGGAATTTCTCTG GCTTCCAACATGCGCGCAACCTCACGGCTATAA
- the LOC116263157 gene encoding uncharacterized protein LOC116263157, with product MTEESSMKKGGIIVPKPSPSDHHGGKDERRQAKITIKSADMKEEMQKEAVDRALAAFEKHGVEKDVAAYIKKEFDKLYGPTWHCIVGRNFGSYVTHETNHFVYFYVDQKGVLLFKSG from the exons atgacgGAGGAAAGCAGCATGAAGAAGGGCGGGATCATCGTGCCAAAACCTTCCCCATCGGATCACCACGGCGGGAAGGATGAGCGGCGGCAGGCAAAGATCACCATCAAGAGCGCCGATATGAAGGAGGAGATGCAGAAGGAGGCCGTTGATCGTGCCCTAGCC GCATTCGAGAAGCATGGCGTCGAGAAGGACGTCGCTGCTTACATCAAGAAGGAGTTCGACAAATTGTACGGGCCCACCTGGCATTGCATCGTCGGCCGTAATTTTG GATCTTACGTCACTCACGAAACAAACCACTTCGTTTACTTCTATGTGGATCAAAAAGGGGTCTTACTGTTCAAGTCTGGATAA
- the LOC116262551 gene encoding lipoamide acyltransferase component of branched-chain alpha-keto acid dehydrogenase complex, mitochondrial isoform X1, with protein sequence MLRSDTNLLISVDKSRAQLNCSSTSYCPVDCLPSSKIFSAMWWRCMNRHKKLLVWSSNFLIQQPCAAKNVSASETPCRYFFTRRTIARTELGKIGWFKRIDEITKNFCTNQGWINPPAAGVVEVPLAQTGEGIAECELLKWFVREGDYVEEFQQLCEVQSDKATIEITSRYKGKVIDILFQPGDIVKVGETLLKILVEEKEAQGPSLNMSDNSILEASEINVPDSQLNKGEVGGVLSTPSVRYLAKQYGLNINEICGTGKDGRVMKEDILKFAAGKGAIDESLDSQVSSGHCHDKIEPYVEIGDSSYEDKTIPLRGFSRAMVKTMSMAAKVPHFYYLEEVFCNAMVKLKALFQKENADTNIKHTYLPFLIKSLSVALSKYPILNSTFNEEVNELVYKGCHNIGVAMATPTGLVVPNIKKVQSLSILEITKELSRLQQLAFHNKLSSDDISGGTITLSNIGAVGGKFGCPLLNLPEVAIIAIGRIHKLPRFAEDGTVYPASVMNVSIGADHRVVDGATISRFCNEWKHLIEKPELMLLHVR encoded by the exons ATGTTGCGATCAGATACCAACCTCTTAATCAGTGTGGATAAG AGTAGAGCTCAATTGAATTGTTCTTCTACCTCGTACTGCCCAGTTGATTGCCTCCCTTCAAGCAAGATTTTTTCCGCCATGTGGTGGAGATGCATGAATCGGCACAAAAAGTTACTAGTGTGGAGTAGCAACTTCTTGATCCAGCAACCATGTGCAGCGAAGAACGTATCGGCTTCTGAAACGCCATGCCGTTATTTCTTCACGCGCCGCACCATTGCACGGACGGAATTGGGTAAAATTGGATGG TTCAAAAGAATAGATGAAATTACCAAAAATTTTTGCACAAATCAAGGGTGGATCAATCCCCCAGCTGCTGGAGTTGTTGAGGTTCCATTAGCACAAACAGGAGAAGGAATTGCTGAGTGTGAGCTGCTAAAGTGGTTTGTGAGAGAG GGTGATTATGTTGAAGAATTTCAACAACTTTGTGAAGTTCAAAGTGACAAAGCGACTATAGAAATTACTAGTCGATACAAGGGGAAGGTTATTGACATTCTGTTCCAACCAGGTGACATTGTGAAG GTAGGAGAAACCCTTCTGAAAATATTGGTGGAGGAAAAAGAAGCTCAGGGCCCCAGCTTGAACATGTCAGATAATAGTATACTTGAAGCTAGCGAGATTAATGTACCTGATTCACAGTTAAACAAGGGGGAAGTAGGTGGAGTGCTTTCTACACCATCAGTACGTTACCTTGCTAAGCAATATGGtctaaatataaatgaaatttgtGGTACTGGCAAAGACGGGAGAGTAATGAAAGAAGACATCCTGAAGTTTGCAGCTGGTAAAGGAGCCATAGATGAGTCATTAGACTCCCAGGTTAGTTCTGGACACTGTCATGACAAAATTGAGCCTTATGTGGAAATAGGAGATAGCAGTTACGAAGATAAAACCATCCCCTTGAG GGGATTTTCGAGAGCAATGGTCAAAACTATGAGTATGGCAGCAAAAGTACCACACTTTTACTATCTTGAAGAGGTGTTTTGTAACGCCATGGTGAAACTTAAAGCTTTATTCCAAAAGGAGAATGCTGATACAAACATAAAACACACTTACTTGCCATTCCTAATCAAGTCACTTTCAGTGGCATTGTCCAAGTATCCCATATTGAATAGCACCTTCAACGAGGAGGTGAACGAGCTTGTCTATAAAG GATGCCACAATATAGGagttgcaatggctacaccaACTGGCCTTGTTGTCCCAAATATAAAGAAGGTCCAATCGCTTTCTATATTGGAG ATAACAAAGGAACTGTCACGGCTGCAGCAGCTGGCATTCCATAACAAGTTGTCCTCTGATGATATTTCTGGTGGAACCATCACCTTGAGCAACATTGGAGCAGTTGGTGGCAAGTTTGGCTGCCCGCTCCTCAATTTGCCGGAGGTTGCTATCATTGCTATTGGGCGGATTCATAAACTTCCTAGATTTGCTGAAGATGGAACAGTATACCCTGCATCTGTCATGAAT GTTTCCATCGGAGCTGATCACCGAGTGGTGGATGGTGCAACCATCTCCAGGTTCTGCAATGAATGGAAGCATTTGATTGAGAAGCCAGAGTTGATGCTACTGCATGTGAGGTGA
- the LOC116262551 gene encoding lipoamide acyltransferase component of branched-chain alpha-keto acid dehydrogenase complex, mitochondrial isoform X2, whose product MWWRCMNRHKKLLVWSSNFLIQQPCAAKNVSASETPCRYFFTRRTIARTELGKIGWFKRIDEITKNFCTNQGWINPPAAGVVEVPLAQTGEGIAECELLKWFVREGDYVEEFQQLCEVQSDKATIEITSRYKGKVIDILFQPGDIVKVGETLLKILVEEKEAQGPSLNMSDNSILEASEINVPDSQLNKGEVGGVLSTPSVRYLAKQYGLNINEICGTGKDGRVMKEDILKFAAGKGAIDESLDSQVSSGHCHDKIEPYVEIGDSSYEDKTIPLRGFSRAMVKTMSMAAKVPHFYYLEEVFCNAMVKLKALFQKENADTNIKHTYLPFLIKSLSVALSKYPILNSTFNEEVNELVYKGCHNIGVAMATPTGLVVPNIKKVQSLSILEITKELSRLQQLAFHNKLSSDDISGGTITLSNIGAVGGKFGCPLLNLPEVAIIAIGRIHKLPRFAEDGTVYPASVMNVSIGADHRVVDGATISRFCNEWKHLIEKPELMLLHVR is encoded by the exons ATGTGGTGGAGATGCATGAATCGGCACAAAAAGTTACTAGTGTGGAGTAGCAACTTCTTGATCCAGCAACCATGTGCAGCGAAGAACGTATCGGCTTCTGAAACGCCATGCCGTTATTTCTTCACGCGCCGCACCATTGCACGGACGGAATTGGGTAAAATTGGATGG TTCAAAAGAATAGATGAAATTACCAAAAATTTTTGCACAAATCAAGGGTGGATCAATCCCCCAGCTGCTGGAGTTGTTGAGGTTCCATTAGCACAAACAGGAGAAGGAATTGCTGAGTGTGAGCTGCTAAAGTGGTTTGTGAGAGAG GGTGATTATGTTGAAGAATTTCAACAACTTTGTGAAGTTCAAAGTGACAAAGCGACTATAGAAATTACTAGTCGATACAAGGGGAAGGTTATTGACATTCTGTTCCAACCAGGTGACATTGTGAAG GTAGGAGAAACCCTTCTGAAAATATTGGTGGAGGAAAAAGAAGCTCAGGGCCCCAGCTTGAACATGTCAGATAATAGTATACTTGAAGCTAGCGAGATTAATGTACCTGATTCACAGTTAAACAAGGGGGAAGTAGGTGGAGTGCTTTCTACACCATCAGTACGTTACCTTGCTAAGCAATATGGtctaaatataaatgaaatttgtGGTACTGGCAAAGACGGGAGAGTAATGAAAGAAGACATCCTGAAGTTTGCAGCTGGTAAAGGAGCCATAGATGAGTCATTAGACTCCCAGGTTAGTTCTGGACACTGTCATGACAAAATTGAGCCTTATGTGGAAATAGGAGATAGCAGTTACGAAGATAAAACCATCCCCTTGAG GGGATTTTCGAGAGCAATGGTCAAAACTATGAGTATGGCAGCAAAAGTACCACACTTTTACTATCTTGAAGAGGTGTTTTGTAACGCCATGGTGAAACTTAAAGCTTTATTCCAAAAGGAGAATGCTGATACAAACATAAAACACACTTACTTGCCATTCCTAATCAAGTCACTTTCAGTGGCATTGTCCAAGTATCCCATATTGAATAGCACCTTCAACGAGGAGGTGAACGAGCTTGTCTATAAAG GATGCCACAATATAGGagttgcaatggctacaccaACTGGCCTTGTTGTCCCAAATATAAAGAAGGTCCAATCGCTTTCTATATTGGAG ATAACAAAGGAACTGTCACGGCTGCAGCAGCTGGCATTCCATAACAAGTTGTCCTCTGATGATATTTCTGGTGGAACCATCACCTTGAGCAACATTGGAGCAGTTGGTGGCAAGTTTGGCTGCCCGCTCCTCAATTTGCCGGAGGTTGCTATCATTGCTATTGGGCGGATTCATAAACTTCCTAGATTTGCTGAAGATGGAACAGTATACCCTGCATCTGTCATGAAT GTTTCCATCGGAGCTGATCACCGAGTGGTGGATGGTGCAACCATCTCCAGGTTCTGCAATGAATGGAAGCATTTGATTGAGAAGCCAGAGTTGATGCTACTGCATGTGAGGTGA
- the LOC116262554 gene encoding 60S ribosomal protein L18-2 — MGIDLIAGGKSKKTKRTAPKSDDVYLRLLVKLYRFLVRRTGSHFNAVILKRLFMSKTNRPPLSLRRLIHFMSGKEDKIAVIVGTVTDDTRVYEVPALKVTALRFTERARARIEKAGGECLTFDQLALRAPLGGNTVLLRGPKNAREAHKHFGRAPGVPHSHTKPYVRSKGRKFEKARGRRNSRGFKV, encoded by the exons ATG GGTATCGACTTGATTGCCGGCGGAAAGAGCAAGAAAACTAAGCGCACCGCTCCGAAATCGGATGATGTTTATCTGAGACTCCTTGTCAAG TTGTACAGGTTTTTAGTAAGAAGAACAGGGAGCCACTTCAATGCCGTCATTTTGAAGCGCCTGTTTATGAGCAAGACCAACAGGCCGCCATTGTCCCTCAGGAGACTGATCCATTTCATGAGTGGAAAG GAGGACAAGATTGCTGTTATTGTTGGAACCGTCACAGACGACACTAGAGTCTATGAGGTGCCGGCATTGAAGGTAACTGCCTTGAGGTTCACGGAGAGGGCAAGGGCAAGGATCGAGAAAGCCGGGGGTGAATGCCTGACTTTTGATCAGCTCGCTCTCAGGGCTCCTCTAGGCGGGAACACG GTTCTGCTTAGGGGTCCGAAGAATGCCAGGGAGGCCCACAAGCACTTTGGGAGAGCTCCTGGTGTGCCTCACAGCCACACCAAACCTTATGTGCGCTCAAAGGGTAGGAAATTTGAGAAGGCAAGAGGTAGAAGAAACAGCAGGGGCTTTAAGGTCTGA